Proteins co-encoded in one Oceanispirochaeta sp. M1 genomic window:
- a CDS encoding bifunctional DNA primase/polymerase — translation MPDIISKYIDYGFQLISLDGKIPTKSDWPNNGTRDIKTISGWLEEGFNIGILTGLSSGVIVLDIDGDLGRQSLYSLNKSIKTFTVSTGKGTHYYFKANKSFKNRVGILPGIDIRADGGQVVASPSIHPETGTAYKILNDMIPADLPEWLIQLMTNKKEELKPRKILEKKDKQTFLTPKHEDGMIPRGQRYNTLFRIGCSMRAKDSELDEIYNALIAINESSCDPPLEKPEVERA, via the coding sequence TTGCCCGATATTATATCGAAATACATTGATTATGGCTTTCAGCTAATCTCTTTGGATGGAAAGATACCAACTAAATCAGATTGGCCAAATAATGGAACCAGAGATATTAAAACAATATCGGGATGGCTAGAAGAGGGATTTAATATAGGAATCCTGACTGGTTTATCCTCTGGGGTTATTGTCCTTGATATTGATGGGGATCTGGGCCGTCAGTCGCTTTATTCTTTAAACAAATCAATAAAAACATTTACTGTCTCTACAGGAAAAGGAACTCATTATTATTTTAAGGCGAATAAGTCTTTTAAAAACAGAGTTGGTATTTTACCTGGTATTGATATTAGAGCGGATGGTGGCCAGGTTGTTGCATCTCCCAGTATTCACCCAGAGACAGGGACAGCATATAAGATCCTGAATGATATGATTCCCGCTGATCTTCCTGAATGGCTTATTCAGTTAATGACCAATAAAAAAGAAGAATTAAAGCCTAGAAAAATCCTAGAAAAAAAGGATAAGCAGACTTTCCTTACACCAAAACATGAAGACGGAATGATTCCCCGGGGACAGAGGTATAACACTCTTTTCCGTATCGGCTGCTCGATGAGGGCGAAAGATTCAGAACTGGATGAAATCTATAACGCTCTAATTGCAATCAATGAAAGCAGCTGTGATCCTCCTCTTGAAAAGCCAGAAGTTGAAAGAGCTG